Proteins found in one Pontibacillus yanchengensis genomic segment:
- a CDS encoding ParM/StbA family protein — translation MTVRKAGIDAGNNNLKIAVKGKQPFMIPAIYQLYLGEAASSMETERVSPEEIRDNIDITINSKALPKNNQRYVVGRLGSEMEENSDKSQDDMPVILTLAGLVVDALEDNPDKDRVEVNYDIGLNLPVSTISKETAKQYAEKFMGTHEVIFHHPNGEDVTVVIKVEYSRCLPEAASGAWGLVFDENGKPLKRTISIEDEEKSVELADMDIIHADIGAGTTELVVTKGVKYNSSLSRALYYGSKQTINKVREKWNQQAKPNKRINSVSDFNRIYMDPEHPRHNKLVSFSQDDFNQLANSLSTEIINVIDSVEDDPLIVIYGGGSIAVKETLRNILEKKERMEQVVFLQDPLFVNAKGLLVYTCSPRFEELKEKELGVKNNAEE, via the coding sequence ATGACTGTCCGTAAAGCAGGAATTGATGCTGGAAACAATAATTTAAAGATAGCGGTAAAAGGAAAACAACCATTTATGATCCCTGCCATTTATCAACTATACTTAGGGGAAGCTGCTAGTAGCATGGAAACAGAACGTGTTTCTCCCGAAGAAATAAGAGACAACATAGACATAACCATAAATTCGAAAGCCTTACCTAAAAATAATCAACGTTATGTTGTAGGTCGTTTAGGCTCGGAAATGGAAGAAAACTCGGATAAATCACAAGATGATATGCCTGTCATTCTAACGCTTGCAGGTTTGGTTGTGGATGCTCTTGAAGATAATCCAGATAAAGATCGAGTAGAAGTGAATTACGACATCGGACTAAACCTTCCAGTAAGTACTATAAGCAAAGAAACGGCGAAACAATATGCTGAAAAATTTATGGGAACGCATGAAGTTATCTTCCACCATCCTAATGGGGAAGATGTAACGGTAGTTATAAAGGTAGAATATTCTCGTTGCCTCCCGGAAGCTGCAAGTGGAGCTTGGGGGCTTGTATTTGACGAAAATGGAAAACCATTAAAACGAACAATTTCAATTGAAGATGAAGAAAAATCTGTTGAACTTGCAGATATGGACATAATACATGCTGATATTGGTGCTGGTACTACAGAGTTGGTTGTGACAAAAGGTGTTAAGTATAATAGCTCTCTTTCTAGAGCGTTATATTATGGCTCTAAACAGACCATTAACAAAGTTAGAGAAAAATGGAACCAACAAGCTAAACCTAATAAACGCATTAATAGTGTATCCGACTTCAACAGAATCTATATGGACCCTGAACATCCAAGACATAATAAATTAGTATCCTTCTCTCAGGACGATTTCAACCAACTAGCTAATAGCTTGAGTACAGAAATTATTAACGTGATAGATAGCGTTGAGGATGATCCCCTTATCGTTATTTATGGTGGTGGCTCTATAGCAGTTAAAGAGACACTTCGCAATATCTTAGAGAAAAAAGAACGGATGGAACAAGTGGTGTTTCTTCAAGATCCTCTGTTTGTTAATGCTAAAGGGCTCCTTGTATATACTTGCTCTCCTCGTTTTGAAGAACTCAAGGAAAAGGAGTTAGGAGTAAAGAATAATGCCGAGGAATAG
- a CDS encoding M23 family metallopeptidase — protein sequence MEQNHNDSLQGLAFKGRMKAKQTAKNVAKALVKKIAKKVAKAVVKFIFKMVKAFLTKLIAFLVSFLGVPGLVIGVCLFIVGGAVIVVISTFDFGWIGSDSPKTQAEIKEEYNILIEDSSELEQYKVPKELVTAIDGVRIIKEDLKPWEIKPEPIVDGLSPDITYKTYENTYKVKKVKEKECSVENSNSRTTSGCDGDTTTSYSETTKQVEKTKEVHTWNKDISYSYKESDVNDDYELVDTYRRNGEKVEVYEKQLTKWVSKGKDSTPNYSKFDTVLADLDFKDDDVSMLIAGLQQNSISFNGYTGEFSDAVSNAGGPSNVNLDDVEIPEISKGSFTRPAAGPITSHYGQRWGTTHHGIDIGKSGGATPIVAAADGNVYRSYFSSSYGESIYIRHHVNGQLYDTIYAHMVKGSRTVRAGENVKKGEVIGFMGSTGQSTGPHLHFEIHKGKWNYPHKTNSINPYTSGLIKW from the coding sequence ATGGAACAGAACCATAATGACTCCCTTCAGGGGCTTGCTTTTAAAGGTAGAATGAAGGCTAAGCAAACAGCTAAAAATGTTGCTAAAGCATTGGTGAAAAAAATAGCTAAAAAGGTAGCCAAAGCAGTTGTTAAGTTTATTTTTAAAATGGTAAAAGCTTTTCTTACTAAGTTAATAGCATTCTTAGTCAGTTTTTTAGGTGTACCAGGATTAGTAATTGGAGTTTGTTTATTTATAGTGGGGGGAGCTGTCATTGTAGTAATCTCCACTTTTGACTTTGGGTGGATTGGTTCCGATTCCCCTAAAACTCAAGCGGAAATAAAGGAAGAATATAATATATTAATTGAGGATTCTAGTGAACTTGAGCAATATAAAGTTCCCAAAGAGTTAGTTACTGCAATAGATGGCGTTCGTATCATAAAAGAGGATTTAAAACCTTGGGAAATAAAACCTGAGCCAATAGTAGATGGATTATCTCCTGATATAACTTATAAGACGTACGAAAACACTTATAAGGTGAAAAAGGTTAAAGAAAAAGAATGCTCAGTGGAAAATAGTAATAGCAGGACTACTAGCGGTTGTGACGGTGATACTACAACTTCTTATTCTGAAACAACTAAGCAAGTAGAGAAAACTAAAGAAGTTCATACCTGGAATAAGGATATTAGTTATAGCTACAAGGAAAGTGATGTAAATGATGACTATGAATTGGTAGATACCTATCGCAGGAATGGAGAAAAAGTAGAAGTATATGAGAAACAGCTAACAAAATGGGTATCTAAGGGGAAAGATTCAACACCAAATTATTCTAAATTTGATACAGTATTGGCTGACTTGGATTTCAAAGATGATGATGTAAGCATGCTAATTGCTGGTCTTCAACAAAACTCTATTTCCTTTAACGGTTATACTGGCGAGTTTTCGGATGCAGTATCAAACGCTGGTGGTCCATCTAACGTAAACTTAGATGATGTAGAGATTCCTGAAATATCAAAGGGATCATTCACAAGACCTGCAGCTGGGCCAATTACATCACATTATGGTCAAAGGTGGGGTACAACCCACCATGGTATAGATATAGGTAAAAGTGGAGGTGCAACGCCGATAGTCGCAGCTGCTGACGGAAACGTTTATAGATCCTACTTTTCTTCCTCTTATGGTGAGTCAATCTATATCAGGCATCACGTAAACGGTCAATTGTACGATACTATTTACGCTCATATGGTGAAGGGTTCTAGAACTGTTAGAGCAGGTGAAAATGTTAAAAAAGGTGAAGTTATCGGGTTCATGGGTAGTACAGGCCAATCTACGGGACCTCACTTGCATTTTGAAATTCATAAAGGAAAGTGGAATTACCCTCATAAGACGAATTCAATTAACCCATATACAAGCGGTCTTATTAAATGGTAA
- a CDS encoding VirB4 family type IV secretion system protein, which produces MKLWPFKRKKKEQHSEHDQVEKQSSKRNKEQLEMSYDRSDFMNKIGLTGFDVPVRPKDRGYQCDVKAGGEYPFRSYILDFGNTSLATGELDTLYRAGSINVNFHISKLTRNQAVSKYKRAVTDEGARALNAAKAGNDLEVKEAQKAEAEAQRLFDEISEGYNNGFLGTMAVTMFAENERSLENMGMLIQDSLQHNEHTLRPLYNRQRDGWLSTLPLSNNHLTDGTDRRFFDRTAIVAASPFYSSKIPFTGGVPVGPNIHTNNMEFLNVFAPYLDNYSTLIAGTSGSGKSFGNKHISSGQVLLGYRIFSIDPDGENGPICTLLGGKEVEIREGGNCTINICALTEEEIEKTLPDGRKTSEIIVPIGKKQGHILTFYNKLLGGLTPEEKAVIKEAIKDVIADWGITEDPTSLYEAEKRPVRLPNGDVEHKKPRKREFTLLDIYKRFLLNCTDGYDLENLTYKEITDPDAKRLLKVCRGYLRDQPDGKIFDGQTQFNGEKIDNLLDDICWVNFNIQAIEGSDIYDLVMHVLTQLGWEYFIKRPSLRKYRKRLKIEEAWRMKHVDGAMQFVEELARRSRKYNAGVDIVTQDIKPFLDDPDGEAVVKNATSSIFLRLGALKDEEKAELQSVFGLSEGELEIIARKPPENEDKTSKGECVLRVGGSSAFVKIDVSDDMRAFIDTDPEYLMQNGLMPSMDQGLFFEEEDVIEESEKAPLSTEEEPTNNEDEEQEVIPT; this is translated from the coding sequence ATGAAACTGTGGCCATTTAAGCGAAAGAAAAAAGAACAACATAGTGAACATGACCAGGTGGAAAAACAATCTAGTAAAAGAAATAAAGAGCAACTTGAGATGAGTTATGACCGTTCTGATTTTATGAACAAAATAGGATTAACGGGTTTTGATGTACCTGTTCGACCAAAAGATAGAGGGTACCAGTGTGATGTTAAGGCAGGAGGAGAATATCCTTTCCGTAGTTATATTTTGGACTTTGGTAATACAAGTCTAGCAACAGGTGAACTAGATACTCTTTATAGAGCAGGTTCTATAAATGTTAATTTTCATATTTCCAAACTTACTAGAAACCAGGCAGTTTCAAAATATAAGCGAGCTGTTACAGATGAAGGGGCACGTGCTTTAAATGCTGCTAAAGCTGGAAATGATTTAGAAGTAAAAGAAGCACAAAAGGCAGAAGCTGAAGCTCAACGCTTATTTGATGAAATATCAGAAGGCTATAATAATGGTTTCTTAGGGACAATGGCAGTCACGATGTTCGCTGAAAATGAGCGGTCCTTAGAAAATATGGGAATGCTGATTCAGGATTCGTTACAACACAATGAACATACATTGCGTCCTCTTTATAATCGTCAGCGAGATGGTTGGTTATCAACTCTCCCGCTATCTAATAACCATTTAACAGATGGTACGGACCGACGTTTTTTTGATCGTACTGCAATTGTGGCAGCATCCCCGTTTTATTCTTCTAAGATTCCATTTACAGGTGGAGTACCAGTTGGACCAAATATACACACAAATAATATGGAGTTCCTTAACGTATTTGCTCCTTATCTAGATAACTACTCAACTCTCATCGCAGGTACTTCTGGTAGTGGTAAATCGTTTGGTAACAAACATATATCAAGTGGTCAGGTTTTACTAGGATACCGAATCTTTTCTATTGATCCTGATGGAGAAAACGGACCTATTTGTACTCTATTAGGTGGTAAAGAAGTTGAAATAAGAGAAGGTGGAAATTGTACCATTAATATTTGCGCTTTAACGGAAGAGGAAATCGAAAAGACTTTACCTGACGGGAGAAAAACAAGCGAGATAATCGTGCCTATTGGAAAGAAACAAGGACATATCCTAACCTTTTATAACAAGTTACTAGGTGGGCTTACTCCAGAGGAAAAAGCTGTTATTAAAGAAGCGATTAAAGATGTAATTGCGGATTGGGGAATAACAGAAGACCCTACTTCCCTTTATGAAGCTGAAAAAAGACCTGTAAGACTACCGAATGGGGATGTAGAGCACAAGAAGCCTCGGAAACGAGAATTTACTCTACTGGATATCTATAAACGTTTCCTATTGAATTGTACAGATGGGTATGACTTAGAGAACCTTACATATAAAGAGATTACTGACCCAGATGCTAAACGTCTCCTAAAAGTATGTAGAGGTTACTTGAGAGACCAACCCGATGGAAAAATCTTTGATGGCCAAACGCAATTTAATGGAGAAAAAATTGATAATCTACTTGATGATATATGTTGGGTGAACTTTAATATTCAAGCGATTGAAGGTTCAGATATTTACGACCTTGTTATGCATGTACTAACACAATTAGGGTGGGAGTATTTTATCAAAAGACCTTCTCTTCGTAAGTATAGAAAACGCCTCAAAATAGAAGAAGCATGGCGAATGAAACATGTTGATGGTGCCATGCAATTTGTAGAAGAACTGGCACGTCGTTCACGTAAGTATAATGCCGGAGTAGATATTGTTACACAGGATATTAAGCCGTTTCTTGATGATCCAGATGGAGAAGCTGTCGTGAAAAACGCTACAAGCTCCATATTCCTAAGATTAGGTGCGTTAAAAGATGAAGAAAAAGCAGAGCTACAATCTGTTTTTGGGTTGTCTGAGGGTGAATTAGAAATCATAGCTCGTAAACCTCCTGAGAATGAAGATAAGACGTCTAAGGGTGAATGTGTACTAAGAGTCGGTGGTTCATCCGCTTTTGTGAAAATTGATGTTTCGGATGATATGCGTGCCTTTATTGATACAGATCCTGAATATCTCATGCAAAATGGTTTAATGCCTTCGATGGATCAAGGTCTATTTTTTGAAGAAGAGGATGTGATTGAAGAAAGTGAAAAGGCACCTCTCTCTACAGAAGAAGAGCCAACCAATAATGAGGATGAAGAGCAAGAGGTGATTCCTACATGA
- a CDS encoding PrgI family mobile element protein codes for MRTKMPFDTEKERKVIKGMSWRQGIYALVAGVIYITITSEIVFSGKFPFMMGFILCLLVLPIIAPLIVFAFLKNKDSGYFLDRHILYVLKHRKAQSGVWRK; via the coding sequence ATGAGAACAAAGATGCCTTTTGATACGGAAAAAGAGCGGAAAGTTATCAAAGGAATGTCATGGAGGCAGGGTATTTATGCTCTAGTTGCAGGTGTAATATACATAACCATCACCTCAGAAATAGTATTCAGTGGAAAATTTCCATTTATGATGGGGTTTATATTATGTTTATTGGTTTTACCTATTATCGCACCGCTAATCGTTTTTGCTTTTTTGAAGAATAAAGATTCAGGTTATTTCTTAGACAGGCACATTCTATATGTTTTAAAGCACAGAAAAGCCCAATCGGGAGTATGGAGGAAATAA
- a CDS encoding ABC transporter permease subunit: protein MFRTLLKYLLYYLTGVLGIIFISIVPFIIQVGNIKSILIGLKDTIIPQFITPSKWVFIYKGKPEPIFQFLWEPFIYSMQILIGALVVGFLTALILVCVVQRSKMYLKNIVLNSLSAIETLPDVVFAYLFQLLVVYGYQKFGIDIIGIGALGIENKIFIAPILTVAILPFISMFKLVLILIIEEEEKPYIQLAKSKGLNWISIYVKHILRNIITKILYHSKVIIWATLSSLFVIGRLYNINDITYYLTLDFRPITIAGTLIMIFTPFFILYSIIELVYRKDENTNIVSNSVFSERNFLEYVKNMKLFNFSFINPMKSLIFLKNIFKLFKNLKFMLGFTFLFGIVVYSIIFTIMSNKPIKQVRFRTNENGGIEGGPPHPPGNPFLLGSDHYGFSILDQLIVGAKYTILGALIIVTLRIVIGFLFGVIYAFILNQKTQKIFEKITDSIHFIPLTVIAFILLRPVLINTNSEIWMYDLTGRIIIEITILTVLVIPLTSVLIGNEIKDAMNFEYVESSKILGGGRLWILKKHILPNIGQRLALLFGRQFNQVLTIFIHLGVFELFFGGTIQEKYNMPQRSFTHEWAGIIGANKDAILTGKHWLIIWALLAYIICSVTMQLFIRGIQELQEKKIEKKKSSAIHNKEDNEYVTSQISQEQSLVKKDDFKIISKY from the coding sequence GTGTTTAGAACATTATTAAAATATTTATTATACTATCTTACTGGAGTATTAGGGATAATATTTATAAGTATAGTGCCTTTTATTATTCAAGTAGGAAACATCAAGAGTATTTTAATAGGTCTAAAGGATACTATTATCCCTCAATTTATAACGCCATCAAAATGGGTATTTATTTATAAAGGAAAACCTGAACCTATTTTTCAATTTTTATGGGAGCCATTCATTTATTCTATGCAAATACTTATAGGTGCTCTTGTGGTGGGTTTTCTAACAGCTTTAATATTAGTATGTGTAGTGCAAAGAAGCAAAATGTATCTGAAAAATATAGTGTTAAATAGTTTAAGTGCAATTGAGACATTGCCAGATGTTGTTTTTGCATATTTATTTCAATTATTAGTTGTTTATGGTTATCAGAAGTTCGGAATAGACATAATAGGAATTGGTGCCCTGGGTATAGAAAATAAGATATTTATTGCTCCTATTCTTACTGTAGCAATACTTCCATTCATATCTATGTTTAAATTAGTTTTAATTTTAATTATAGAAGAAGAAGAAAAACCATATATTCAACTCGCAAAAAGTAAAGGTTTAAACTGGATTTCCATATATGTTAAACACATACTAAGAAATATAATAACCAAGATACTTTATCATTCAAAAGTAATAATTTGGGCAACTTTATCAAGCCTTTTTGTAATTGGAAGATTATACAATATAAATGATATTACATACTACTTAACATTAGATTTTCGTCCCATTACAATAGCAGGTACATTAATAATGATATTCACACCATTCTTCATATTATATAGTATTATAGAATTGGTATATAGAAAAGATGAAAATACTAACATAGTGAGTAATAGTGTATTTTCAGAGAGGAATTTTCTTGAATATGTAAAAAACATGAAGTTATTTAATTTTAGTTTTATAAATCCAATGAAATCGTTAATTTTTCTTAAAAATATTTTTAAGCTTTTTAAGAATTTAAAATTTATGTTAGGTTTCACTTTTCTGTTTGGCATTGTAGTATATAGTATCATTTTTACAATAATGTCCAATAAACCTATAAAACAAGTACGGTTTAGAACAAACGAAAACGGAGGGATAGAAGGTGGTCCTCCTCATCCACCAGGTAATCCGTTTTTATTAGGTTCAGACCATTATGGATTTAGTATTCTAGATCAATTAATAGTAGGGGCAAAATACACTATTTTAGGGGCACTTATAATTGTTACATTAAGAATTGTTATTGGTTTTTTGTTTGGTGTAATTTATGCTTTTATTTTGAATCAAAAAACACAAAAGATATTTGAAAAAATAACCGATTCAATCCATTTTATCCCATTAACAGTCATTGCATTCATATTATTAAGACCTGTTTTAATCAATACTAATTCTGAAATATGGATGTATGATTTAACAGGGAGAATAATTATAGAAATTACAATATTAACTGTACTTGTAATTCCATTAACTTCTGTTCTAATAGGTAATGAAATTAAAGATGCAATGAATTTTGAATATGTAGAAAGTTCAAAAATATTGGGGGGTGGGAGATTATGGATTTTAAAAAAACACATACTCCCAAACATTGGCCAAAGATTAGCGCTTTTATTCGGTAGACAATTCAACCAAGTATTAACCATTTTTATACATTTAGGAGTTTTCGAGTTATTTTTTGGAGGTACAATACAAGAAAAATATAATATGCCTCAAAGAAGTTTCACCCATGAGTGGGCAGGAATCATAGGTGCTAATAAGGATGCGATACTTACAGGAAAGCATTGGTTAATAATATGGGCTCTACTTGCCTATATTATTTGCTCTGTTACTATGCAATTATTTATTAGAGGCATTCAAGAACTTCAAGAGAAAAAAATTGAAAAAAAGAAAAGCTCGGCGATACACAATAAAGAAGATAATGAATACGTAACGTCACAAATAAGTCAAGAGCAATCTCTGGTGAAAAAAGATGATTTTAAGATAATAAGTAAATATTAA